The Chlorocebus sabaeus isolate Y175 chromosome 16, mChlSab1.0.hap1, whole genome shotgun sequence genome window below encodes:
- the LOC140708623 gene encoding TBC1 domain family member 3B-like isoform X4 encodes MAFGDNRTLCTGRTVLKSLGRCPPLLGASDSGDPCRIDMVEDADTSEEREDIIMNYEKGHRAGLPEDMGPEPVGIYNSIDRFGIVHETKLPPVSAREAKLM; translated from the exons ATGGCATTTGGGGACAACAGGACTCTCTGTACAGGTCGCACTGTCCTCAAGTCCTTGGGAAGATGCCCACCCCTGCTTGGAGCTTCAGACTCCGGAGACCCatgcag GATAGACATGGTAGAGGACGCAGATACTTCGGAGGAGCGAGAGGACATCATTATGAACTATGAGAAG GGACACCGAGCTGGGCTGCCAGAGGACATGGGGCCTGAGCCTGTTGGAATCTACAACAGCATTGATCGCTTTGGGATTGTGCA TGAGACGAAGCTGCCCCCTGTCAGCGCCCGGGAGGCAAAG CTGATGTAG
- the LOC140708623 gene encoding TBC1 domain family member 3B-like isoform X2 yields the protein MAFGDNRTLCTGRTVLKSLGRCPPLLGASDSGDPCRIDMVEDADTSEEREDIIMNYEKGHRAGLPEDMGPEPVGIYNSIDRFGIVHETKLPPVSAREAKQMRQEMRRKSKWMKMLGQWETYKNSKKLM from the exons ATGGCATTTGGGGACAACAGGACTCTCTGTACAGGTCGCACTGTCCTCAAGTCCTTGGGAAGATGCCCACCCCTGCTTGGAGCTTCAGACTCCGGAGACCCatgcag GATAGACATGGTAGAGGACGCAGATACTTCGGAGGAGCGAGAGGACATCATTATGAACTATGAGAAG GGACACCGAGCTGGGCTGCCAGAGGACATGGGGCCTGAGCCTGTTGGAATCTACAACAGCATTGATCGCTTTGGGATTGTGCA TGAGACGAAGCTGCCCCCTGTCAGCGCCCGGGAGGCAAAG CAAATGAGGCAGGAGATGAGACGCAAGAGCAAGTGGATGAAAATGCTGGGACAATGGGAGACATATAAGAACAGTAAAAAG CTGATGTAG
- the LOC140708623 gene encoding TBC1 domain family member 3B-like isoform X1 yields MAFGDNRTLCTGRTVLKSLGRCPPLLGASDSGDPCRIDMVEDADTSEEREDIIMNYEKGHRAGLPEDMGPEPVGIYNSIDRFGIVHETKLPPVSAREAKQMRQEMRRKSKWMKMLGQWETYKNSKKVMCGGRGPGNHSLQRQGTGTHGCDLAP; encoded by the exons ATGGCATTTGGGGACAACAGGACTCTCTGTACAGGTCGCACTGTCCTCAAGTCCTTGGGAAGATGCCCACCCCTGCTTGGAGCTTCAGACTCCGGAGACCCatgcag GATAGACATGGTAGAGGACGCAGATACTTCGGAGGAGCGAGAGGACATCATTATGAACTATGAGAAG GGACACCGAGCTGGGCTGCCAGAGGACATGGGGCCTGAGCCTGTTGGAATCTACAACAGCATTGATCGCTTTGGGATTGTGCA TGAGACGAAGCTGCCCCCTGTCAGCGCCCGGGAGGCAAAG CAAATGAGGCAGGAGATGAGACGCAAGAGCAAGTGGATGAAAATGCTGGGACAATGGGAGACATATAAGAACAGTAAAAAGGTcatgtgtggagggagaggccccGGGAACCACTCTCTGCAGAGACAGGGGACAGGCACCCATGGCTGTGACCTGGCACCGTAA
- the LOC140708623 gene encoding TBC1 domain family member 3B-like isoform X3 gives MVEDADTSEEREDIIMNYEKGHRAGLPEDMGPEPVGIYNSIDRFGIVHETKLPPVSAREAKQMRQEMRRKSKWMKMLGQWETYKNSKKVMCGGRGPGNHSLQRQGTGTHGCDLAP, from the exons ATGGTAGAGGACGCAGATACTTCGGAGGAGCGAGAGGACATCATTATGAACTATGAGAAG GGACACCGAGCTGGGCTGCCAGAGGACATGGGGCCTGAGCCTGTTGGAATCTACAACAGCATTGATCGCTTTGGGATTGTGCA TGAGACGAAGCTGCCCCCTGTCAGCGCCCGGGAGGCAAAG CAAATGAGGCAGGAGATGAGACGCAAGAGCAAGTGGATGAAAATGCTGGGACAATGGGAGACATATAAGAACAGTAAAAAGGTcatgtgtggagggagaggccccGGGAACCACTCTCTGCAGAGACAGGGGACAGGCACCCATGGCTGTGACCTGGCACCGTAA